In Haliscomenobacter hydrossis DSM 1100, the DNA window TGGCCACCTCATCGGCCAACTTTATCCAGGCCTTCAGCAAAATTGGACTGGTGCCGGATAGTGGAGGCACCTTTAACCTGCCACGTTTGGTGGGCAAACAGCGGGCTACGGCTTTGATGATGTTGGGTGAAAAAATCAGCGCGACGGCGGCACGGGATATGGGCATGATTTACGAAGTTTATCCCGATGAAAGTTTCGCAGAATCTTCCTGGAATTTAGCGGAAAAACTGGCGACCATGCCCACCTATGCCCTGGCGTTGATCAAACAAGCGCTACAGCAATCGGAGCACCATACCCTGAAGCAACAATTGGATTTGGAGCTGAACTTGCAAGGCCTGGCCGGAGCAAGTGATGATTTTGCGGAGGGGGTGAAGGCTTTTTTGGAAAAGCGGCCACCTCAATTTTCAGGAAAATAGACGTTATCTATTTAAGCCAGCAGATCGCGCTGGTTACAATGAATACATCCATTACTACCATCGAGCATTGTTTATGCATAAAAAGCGACAAAATGGGAACGCGGATGACGCGGATTAAGCGGATTTACGCGGATATATTTGCTCGTAAGTTAAGATCCGCGTAAATCCGCTTAATCCGCGTCATCCGCGTTCCCATTGAAATTCCTGCGAAAGAGCCGAAGGCTCCGAGTAGGAGTGAAAAATTATCCATAAACAACGCTCGGTGGTACAGGTGGGTACCAAAAATTTTATGAGCTAGTTGATATGTCGAATCCCGAAGATGATGCCACCACCCCCAGGGTTCGTGCAGGAGTAGATCAACCCTCCTCCCTGAATCCAAGCTGGACGCCCAAATTGCGGCGAACCAACATCCAGGCAGAAGAATACATCCGTGGTATTCTCCAGGGGGATCGTGTGCGCTTGAGCCAGGCGATCACCCTGATCGAAAGCAAACAGACGCAACATCAGGAACTGGCCCATACCATCATCGAAGGCTGTTTGCCCCATAGCGGCAACTCCGTCCGCATCGGGATCACCGGGGTGCCGGGAGTGGGCAAAAGCACTTTCATCGAGGCTTTAGGGCAAAACGTGAGTAGCCAGGGGCGCAAATTGGCGGTTTTGGCCATTGACCCCAGCAGTCAAATCAGCAAAGGCAGCATCCTGGGCGACAAAACCCGCATGGCCAAACTTTCCGCCAACCCGCAGGTGTACATTCGTCCATCGGCAGCTGGAGATTCACTCGGTGGCGTAGCCCGCAAAACCCGAGAAACCGTGATTTTGTGTGAAGCAGCCGGGTTTGATACCCTCATCATCGAAACGGTTGGGGTGGGTCAATCCGAGGTAGCGGTGCACTCCATGGTCGATTTTTTTCTTTTATTGCTACTTCCAGGTGCTGGTGATGAACTTCAAGGCATCAAAAGAGGTATAGTAGAGATGGCAGATCTTGTTGCAGTGAACAAAGCCGATGGCGACAATCAACAACGCGCCAAACGCGCCGCCGCGGATTACCGCAATGCCTTGCACCTCTTTCCGCCTAAATCCAGCAATTGGGAGGTTCAGGTATTGACTTGTTCCGCTTTGAGTGGACAAGGAATTGCCGAGATCTGGCATTTGATTGAGGAATATTGTACGTTTACAAAAGCCAAGGGGTTTTTCCAGGGCCAACGTCAATCACAAGCGCGGTACTGGTTGCACGAAACCATCCAGCAGTTTTTGCAGGAACAATTTTACCACCATCCCCAGGTAGCCACGCTGCTCAACGAACGGGAAACGGAGGTACTGGCTCAACGAAAATCGCCTTTTCATGCCGCCGAAGAATTGGTGAAGGTATTTTTGGGGTTGGAAAAATGAAAGATTCCGTATCTTGTCAAAGCTTAATTCTCCTCATTTCGCCGACAATTTGTAGCGATTGGGAGGAAAATTTTAGACGGCATCTCTTTACAGTCCTAATATTGTTATCAAATTTTGAAAACTTCAAAAAAACCAATAAAATGAAGAATTTAACCAGTGCAGTGGTACTTGTCCTTTTGGGTCTGCTTTTACTTTTTGGTGGGTGCAATACCTACAACGGAATGGTTAATGCCGATGAAGATGTGGAAAACGCATGGTCAAAAGTACAATCTGCGTACCAGCGCCGGGCTGACCTTATCCCCAACCTGGTCAACACCGTTAAAGGCGTGGCCAATTTTGAAAAAAGCACCCTTACCGCAGTGATCGAAGCGCGTTCAAAGGCAACGAGCATCACCATTGATCCAGCAAACGCTACCCCTGAGCAACTGGCTGCTTTCCAACAAGCACAAGGTGGGATTTCTCAATCATTGGGTCGTTTGATGGTGATTGCCGAGCAATACCCAGAACTCAAGGCCAATCAGAACTTCCTGGAGTTGCAGTCGCAGTTGGAAGGTACCGAAAACCGCATCAAAGTTGCCCGGGATACGTACAATGACGTTTCCACGCAGTACAACAAAAAAGTGCGCAGGTTTCCAAACAGCCTTTTTGCTGGCATATTTGGATTCCAACAAAAATCTCAATTCCAGGCGGAGCAGAATGCACAGGATGCTCCGGACGTGAAGTTTGAATAAACCTTTTAGGGTTCGAAGTTCGAGGGTTCGGGGGTTCCAAGATGGTCGCCTGGCTGGTCGCTGAGCGAAGTCGAAGTGGAGCCGAGGTGTCCCGTCACGGAACCCCCGAACCTTCGAACCCTCAAACCCCCGAACCTTCGAACCCTCAACCATGATCAAATTTCTGTCTTCAGAAGAAGAAAAACGAGTAATCGACTGCATCAAAGAGGCAGAAGCTGCAACTACTGGTGAGATCAGGGTGCATTTGCAAGGCAAAGTGCAAAAAACAGCCTGGGAAGATGCCCTTAAAGTTTTTGACCACCTGAAAATGGCCGATACCCAGGATCGCAATGGGGTCTTGATTTTTATTGTCCCCAAAGACCATCAACTGGTCATTATTGGTGACAAAGGAATCCATGATCGCGTCATGAACCATTTTTGGGTGGGCGTAAGGGATGAAATGTTACAACATTTCCGCAATAAGGATTTTGCCGGAGGTTTGTGTGCCGGGGTAAAATTGATTGGTGCCAAACTCCATAAGCATTTTCCTTGTGGTGATGCCGATAATGGAAACGAGCTGCCTGATGATATTTCCTACGACATGTAGGTCTATTTTTATAAATTTCTGTTCATGAATATGAAATCCCTGTTGTTGTTATTGGGATCGATGTGGGTGTTGAATGGGGTTTTTGCCAAAGAAATTCCTGCCCGCCCCCAAACCATGGTCAACGATTACGCCGGGGTACTCAGTCCGGCGGAGTTGAACAACCTGGAGCGCAAATTACGCGCCTACGAAGACTCTACTTCCACTCAAATTGCGATTGTCATCGACAGATCCCTGGAGGGAGAGGATGCATTTGAATACTCCTTCCGCCTGGCTCAGGCCTGGGGGATTGGCCAAAAAGATAAAGACAACGGTGTGCTCATTTATGTAGCCCAAGCCGAGCGCAAAATCCGCATCGTCACCAATGCAGGCGTCCAAGGCTTTTTAACGGATGCATTGTCCAAGCGCATCATTGAAAATACCATTACCCCGGCTTTCAAAAAAGGCCAGTTTTACGCCGGGCTGGACGGTGCAGTGGACAACATCATTCAAGTTGCCGCAGGCGAATACAAAGCCGATGAAAAGAAAGATGCGGAAGGCGGCGGGGCCATGTCCTTCCTGATTTTGTTGCTCATTATCGGCGGTGTTATTGCCATGTTCAGCTATCTTTCCCGGCGTTCTGCTCAAGCGGGAGGCGGTTATTATGGTGGTGGCCGTTACAACGACAACCGGGGCGGTGGCGGTGGATGGATCATCTTCCCCGGCGGCTTTGGTGGCGGTGGATCTGATCGCAACAGCGACTGGGGCAGTGGCGGTGACGATTGGGGTGGTTTTGGCGGCAGCGACGGCTTTGATGGCGGTGGTGCTGGTGGGGATTGGTAAAAGTGTACAACAAAAGAACCATGGTAAAACGCTGGGGATATGCGCTTTTAGGAGTACTCGTGTTTTCAATACCCAGCTTTGCCCAAAAATGGCTTCCAGCGAAAAAAATCATTCGCAGGGATGCCCCAGCGCTAAGCATTAGCCCCAATCCACTCCGACTCAACATTGCTTACCGCAATGCTACGGACTACCTGCCCGATACGGCGCATCTGGAACACAGCCCGCTGAGGTACCTCCGCATCAATGTGCATTTTATGAATGCCAGCGACCGGGCGCACAACTACGACGGCGAGGAAGCCATTCGTTTTGCCAAAGAATTGATTGATTACGCCAACCAGGACTTGCAAAAGAACAACAAGCTCTGGCTGCCTTACCGCAATAACCTACCCGTTATCCCCCCGAGGTATCAATATCAATTGAGTCCACAACCGACAAATCCTGGCGATCAGGGAATCTATTTTCATTACGATGATCGCCTTTGTTATTACATCCACAAAGGCCCTACTGCCAATTTGTTTGAGACCGAGGTGCTGGAAAAATACCAGATCAGTGCCGATTCCGTGCTCAATGTATTCATCATGCCCCACCATCCCGACAGCATGAAATCGGCCTGGTACAGCAAAACTGCGGGTGGCGTAGGGGTAATGCTGGGCAATGCCATCAAAATGGCGGGCATGTACGAGAGTCATCACCCCGCCTGGGCCTACCGCGGCATACTCAACCACGAAGCAGGGCATTTTTTAGGCTTATCCCACGCTTTTTTTCGCGATGGTTGTGACGATACACCTGAGCATGGCAATCCTTGTTGGAGCCGCACCACAGAGGCTCCTTGCGATACAGCCGCTTCCAACAACATGATGGATTACAACGCGCTGCAAAATGCCCTCTCCCCTTGTCAAATCGGCACCATGCACGCCCGTATGGCTGATACCAACAGTTATGAACGGCGCTTTTTGGTCAAAAACTGGTGTACCCGCCAGGAGGGGCAAGACATTACCATTCGCGATACCGTGGTTTGGAAAGGTGACAAAGACCTGACTGGCCAGGTGACCATCATTGCCGGAGGCGTATTGCGGGTCGAAGCCCGCCTATCGCTGCCCGAAAATGCCCGCATCACCTTGATGCCGGGTGCCGAATTGCAGTTGGGAAGCAAAGCGCTCTTGCACAATGCTTGTGGTTTGGAATGGGAGGGGATTGAGGCACCGCGCCGCTTTTTGGGGGCGCGTGGAAGAGTGTTGGCGGAGGATGGGGCAAGGATTAGGGGTGCGCGGTTTATTGATTATTGAAGTCAGTTAACTGATCACAAATCAAGATATTGCACTAGTCCCAGCGGGTAAACTCAAGCTCCCTCAACACATACAATTAGATGATGGAAAAGCGTTTTGCTTTTGTCTTTTTTATCCCTATTTTTAGCTCAAACCAGTTAAATTAATGAAAATTAACCTCTATAAAGCAGAAGGTAGCGCAACCCTACCGGATTTCAACAGTAGTAAAGAGCTGAACGACCCCGCCAACTACATTCCCAGCCAGGAATTGATTGATGCCGTCAATATCGCCATGCTATTGGGACAACCCCTGCTCTTGACCGGAGAACCCGGAACCGGCAAAACCCAATTGGCTTACCATCTCGCTCATTTTTTCAACCTGGATAAACCTTTGATTTTTAATACCCAAACCTCTTCACTAGCCGCAGATTTATTTTACAAATACGACGCATTGGGGCATTTTCAATACAACCAAAACAACAGCAAACGTTTGAGTCCCGCCGAGGTGGAAGAGCAATTTATCACTTATAATGCCTTGGGGCAGGCCATCCGCAGTCAAAAAAGAGTCGTGGTATTGATCGACGAGATTGACAAAGCGCCCCGGGACTTGCCCAACGATATTTTGTTTGCCATTGAAAACATGCATTTTAAAGTACCAGAGATCAATCAGGAGTTTGTGTCGGATGAAAAATACCGTCCGATTATCATCATGACCAGCAATTCCGAAAAAAACCTGCCAGACGCATTTCTGCGTCGGGTTGCTTATTTTCACATTACCTTCCCTTCTTCTGATCAACTTTTGTACATTTTGAGTCGAAAAACCAACAATGTTCAGGTTCGGGATTTAAAAAAAATCATTCAATACTTCGGCAGCATTCGGGATTTGCAACTAAAAAAGCCACCATCCACGGCGGAACTGATTTATTGGACTTTTTTGTTGTTGAAGCTAAAGTTTCCCATCGAACGACTAGGGGGCTCACTGGATATGCATGAACGAAAATTGTTACTATCGAGCTACGTTGTACTGACCAAGAACAAAGAGGATCTGGATTTGCTTAAAAATTTGATGTAATGCCAACAAGTTCAGCAATATGACCACAGGAACAGCAGCAACA includes these proteins:
- a CDS encoding TPM domain-containing protein; this encodes MIKFLSSEEEKRVIDCIKEAEAATTGEIRVHLQGKVQKTAWEDALKVFDHLKMADTQDRNGVLIFIVPKDHQLVIIGDKGIHDRVMNHFWVGVRDEMLQHFRNKDFAGGLCAGVKLIGAKLHKHFPCGDADNGNELPDDISYDM
- a CDS encoding TPM domain-containing protein, with the protein product MNMKSLLLLLGSMWVLNGVFAKEIPARPQTMVNDYAGVLSPAELNNLERKLRAYEDSTSTQIAIVIDRSLEGEDAFEYSFRLAQAWGIGQKDKDNGVLIYVAQAERKIRIVTNAGVQGFLTDALSKRIIENTITPAFKKGQFYAGLDGAVDNIIQVAAGEYKADEKKDAEGGGAMSFLILLLIIGGVIAMFSYLSRRSAQAGGGYYGGGRYNDNRGGGGGWIIFPGGFGGGGSDRNSDWGSGGDDWGGFGGSDGFDGGGAGGDW
- a CDS encoding enoyl-CoA hydratase-related protein, with product MSAIVFEKKGQVARVIFNRPEVYNSFNRPMGRALLKALQVCADDADIRAVYLSGTGKAFCAGQDLNELQEPNPPTFDELLGNYYNPIVLQIAALKKPVVAAVNGVAAGAGANLALACDLVVATSSANFIQAFSKIGLVPDSGGTFNLPRLVGKQRATALMMLGEKISATAARDMGMIYEVYPDESFAESSWNLAEKLATMPTYALALIKQALQQSEHHTLKQQLDLELNLQGLAGASDDFAEGVKAFLEKRPPQFSGK
- a CDS encoding M43 family zinc metalloprotease; amino-acid sequence: MVKRWGYALLGVLVFSIPSFAQKWLPAKKIIRRDAPALSISPNPLRLNIAYRNATDYLPDTAHLEHSPLRYLRINVHFMNASDRAHNYDGEEAIRFAKELIDYANQDLQKNNKLWLPYRNNLPVIPPRYQYQLSPQPTNPGDQGIYFHYDDRLCYYIHKGPTANLFETEVLEKYQISADSVLNVFIMPHHPDSMKSAWYSKTAGGVGVMLGNAIKMAGMYESHHPAWAYRGILNHEAGHFLGLSHAFFRDGCDDTPEHGNPCWSRTTEAPCDTAASNNMMDYNALQNALSPCQIGTMHARMADTNSYERRFLVKNWCTRQEGQDITIRDTVVWKGDKDLTGQVTIIAGGVLRVEARLSLPENARITLMPGAELQLGSKALLHNACGLEWEGIEAPRRFLGARGRVLAEDGARIRGARFIDY
- the meaB gene encoding methylmalonyl Co-A mutase-associated GTPase MeaB translates to MSNPEDDATTPRVRAGVDQPSSLNPSWTPKLRRTNIQAEEYIRGILQGDRVRLSQAITLIESKQTQHQELAHTIIEGCLPHSGNSVRIGITGVPGVGKSTFIEALGQNVSSQGRKLAVLAIDPSSQISKGSILGDKTRMAKLSANPQVYIRPSAAGDSLGGVARKTRETVILCEAAGFDTLIIETVGVGQSEVAVHSMVDFFLLLLLPGAGDELQGIKRGIVEMADLVAVNKADGDNQQRAKRAAADYRNALHLFPPKSSNWEVQVLTCSALSGQGIAEIWHLIEEYCTFTKAKGFFQGQRQSQARYWLHETIQQFLQEQFYHHPQVATLLNERETEVLAQRKSPFHAAEELVKVFLGLEK
- a CDS encoding AAA family ATPase is translated as MKINLYKAEGSATLPDFNSSKELNDPANYIPSQELIDAVNIAMLLGQPLLLTGEPGTGKTQLAYHLAHFFNLDKPLIFNTQTSSLAADLFYKYDALGHFQYNQNNSKRLSPAEVEEQFITYNALGQAIRSQKRVVVLIDEIDKAPRDLPNDILFAIENMHFKVPEINQEFVSDEKYRPIIIMTSNSEKNLPDAFLRRVAYFHITFPSSDQLLYILSRKTNNVQVRDLKKIIQYFGSIRDLQLKKPPSTAELIYWTFLLLKLKFPIERLGGSLDMHERKLLLSSYVVLTKNKEDLDLLKNLM
- a CDS encoding LemA family protein — protein: MKNLTSAVVLVLLGLLLLFGGCNTYNGMVNADEDVENAWSKVQSAYQRRADLIPNLVNTVKGVANFEKSTLTAVIEARSKATSITIDPANATPEQLAAFQQAQGGISQSLGRLMVIAEQYPELKANQNFLELQSQLEGTENRIKVARDTYNDVSTQYNKKVRRFPNSLFAGIFGFQQKSQFQAEQNAQDAPDVKFE